One window of the Periophthalmus magnuspinnatus isolate fPerMag1 chromosome 6, fPerMag1.2.pri, whole genome shotgun sequence genome contains the following:
- the LOC117371858 gene encoding pleckstrin homology domain-containing family A member 5-like has product MAAELQPEWISCLPSTWSYGVTRDGRVFFVNEEAKSTTWLHPVSGEALITGHRKTPDLPTGWEEGYTFEGARCFIK; this is encoded by the exons ATGGCGGCGGAGCTACAGCCCGAGTGGATATCGTGTCTGCCGTCTACATGGAGTTACGGGGTCACTCGGGATGGACGCGTCTTCTTCGTCAA CGAAGAAGCCAAGAGTACAACCTGGCTGCATCCCGTGAGCGGCGAGGCGCTGATCACCGGCCACAGGAAAACTCCAG ATCTACCCACGGGATGGGAAGAAGGATACACGTTTGAGGGGGCACGGTGCTTCATCAAGTAA